One window of Acipenser ruthenus chromosome 17, fAciRut3.2 maternal haplotype, whole genome shotgun sequence genomic DNA carries:
- the snorc gene encoding protein SNORC — MAPHGSPRIFLLLLLTFLGSLLAAARSESPAGHAPTPQSDSLDTSSGGGAYEITMRGTFHELTHAPFTAEYEDTTHSQPVDREAGSLGPGAIAAIVIAVILGASVLMALIVITVKKFTSS, encoded by the exons ATGGCTCCTCATGGCTCTCCAAggatcttcctcctcctcctccttacTTTCCTGGGGTCTCTGCTGGCTGCTGCACGATCAG agAGCCCAGCAGGCCACGCccccacacctcagagtgacAGCCTGGACACCTCCTCGGGAGGAGGGGCCTATGAAATCACCATGAGGGGCACGTTCCATGAGCTGACGCACGCTCCCTTCACTGCAGAGTATGAGGACACCACCCACTCACAGCCAGTGGACAGGGAGGCGG gctCCCTGGGTCCCGGCGCCATTGCTGCCATCGTCATTGCTGTAATCCTGGGGGCCTCAGTCCTCATGGCGTTGATTGTCATCACTGTGAAGAAATTCACAAGCTCGTAG